A stretch of the Lytechinus variegatus isolate NC3 chromosome 5, Lvar_3.0, whole genome shotgun sequence genome encodes the following:
- the LOC121414807 gene encoding SH2 domain-containing adapter protein F-like: MGKGHEMKAFMWKGGVVEMGVRGEGKKGSRHAAEEENWPVPKPQERFRHHTYEEPPDVSPPIRRSETPDSYVGESSDELNGHSPASMSPSPHRQVNYSKDHHSSSPMSSESADDSFPPMHSSSQNHRQQTPQHDRRPTAEYDNPWEWSNNPMKMAKMGPSPDGFEGPRGRSRSELPANRVMRTSPESDTRPGDEYDAPWEWMPMNRKLSQAITDKEKHQHAGRVSPLPETPTRGAKKGNMKLDIKSRPVDMPGEPVDPKIPLTHQTWYHGKLSRSDAEKKLKSCKEGSYLVRQSESAARDYSLSLKSAKGFMHMKIVFNHQSDGYILGEFSKPFPSISEMICYYTRQKLNIRGAEHMALLHPVIDQLL; encoded by the exons tgagaggagaaggaaagaaaggatcAAGACATGCAGCTGAAGAAGAGAACTGGCCAGTTCCAAAGCCACAAGAACGTTTCAGGCATCACACTTACGAAGAACCACCCGATGTCTCACCTCCCATCAGGAGATCTGAAACACCCGACAGTTACGTCGGTGAATCAAGCGACGAACTCAATGGACACTCGCCAGCAAGCATGTCACCGTCGCCTCACCGGCAAGTCAACTATTCCAAAGATCACCACTCGTCGTCGCCGATGTCCTCAGAGAGCGCAGACGACAGCTTCCCACCAATGCATTCCTCGTCGCAAAACCACCGTCAGCAGACGCCGCAGCACGACAGAAGACCCACGGCGGAGTACGACAACCCTTGGGAGTGGAGCAATAATCCCATGAAGATGGCTAAGATGGGGCCGAGTCCAGACGGGTTTGAAGGTCCTAGGGGGAGGAGTAGGTCCGAACTACCAGCCAATAGAGTTATGAGGACGAGTCCCGAGTCGGACACCAGGCCAGGAGACGAGTATGACGCACCTTGGGAATGGATGCCAATGAATAGGAAACTCTCACAAGCTATCACAG ACAAGGAGAAGCATCAGCATGCGGGGCGTGTCTCGCCCCTCCCGGAGACACCTACGAGGGGGGCTAAGAAGGGGAACATGAAGCTTGATATCAAGTCAAGACCAGTAGACATGCCCGGAGAGCCGGTAGATCCCAAGATACCACTTACCCATCAAAC ATGGTACCACGGGAAGCTATCAAGATCAGATGCAGAGAAGAAGTTAAAATCATGCAAGGAAGGAAGTTACTTGGTTAGACAGAGTGAGAGTGCTGCCAGGGATTACTCGTTATCATTAAA gAGTGCAAAGGGTTTCATGCATATGAAGATTGTGTTCAACCACCAGTCAGACGGATATATATTAGGAGAGTTCAGTAAACCATTCCCGAGCATCTCAGAAATGATATGCTACTACACAAGGCAAAAGCTCAACATCAGAGGGGCAGAGCACATGGCATTGCTACACCCGGTCATAGACCAGTTACTATAG